One stretch of Elusimicrobiota bacterium DNA includes these proteins:
- a CDS encoding methyltransferase domain-containing protein produces MKDIKCPLCSVNIDKDRYKENYYSKIMNTNYKLYICHACSLEFWNPMAMFKEFYEDELHKDYASLHVGGLRSISQSMNLFFENLPLKSGRLLDVGCGDGIFLEKAREFGFDVWGIDFDSKSIETARKKRNLR; encoded by the coding sequence TGTAAATATAGATAAGGATAGATATAAAGAAAATTATTATTCAAAAATTATGAACACTAATTATAAATTATACATATGTCACGCCTGTTCATTAGAATTTTGGAACCCTATGGCTATGTTTAAAGAATTTTATGAAGATGAACTCCATAAAGATTATGCGTCATTACATGTTGGCGGATTAAGAAGCATATCTCAAAGTATGAACCTGTTCTTTGAAAATCTGCCATTAAAAAGTGGAAGATTACTGGATGTTGGATGTGGCGATGGCATTTTTTTAGAAAAGGCTCGAGAATTTGGCTTCGATGTATGGGGTATTGATTTTGATTCTAAGAGTATCGAGACAGCCAGGAAGAAAAGAAATCTTAGA